In a genomic window of Gossypium arboreum isolate Shixiya-1 chromosome 7, ASM2569848v2, whole genome shotgun sequence:
- the LOC108481875 gene encoding uncharacterized protein LOC108481875, which yields MIDDLFDQLRGATVLSKIDLRYGYHQLKVKEADVYKTAFRTRYGHYEFLPESGKEFIVYNDASHIGLGCMLKKEGKVVAYASHQLKPHEANYPRFRKELNLRQRRWIELLKDHDCSIEYHLGKANVVADALSLRVVSDLRAMFARLSLFDNGSLLAELQKLAKLNVFEIVRVHGVPVSIISDKDPRFTSQFWKKLHEALGTRLDFSTAFHPQTDGQSERVIQILEEDKVKLIRDRLKEASDRQKSYADLKHKEIEYLVGDYFFLKVSPWKKILRRYLFDPSHIVSVEEIKVRLDLTIEEEPLQILDYFVKVLRKKSVPLVKVLWRNHGSEEAT from the exons ATgatagatgatctgtttgaccagctgcGAGGAGCTACAGTTTTATCCAAGATAGATCTTCGGTATGGGTATCATCAGCTGAaggttaaggaggctgatgtgtATAAGACTGCGTTTAGAACTcgctatggtcattacgagtttcta ccagagtctgggaaggaatttaTTGTCTACAATGATGCGTCACACATTGGATTGGGTTGTATGTTGAAgaaagagggtaaagtggttgcttacgCGTCTcatcagcttaagcctcatgaggcaAATTACCCCAGATTTAGA aaagagctgaatcttaggcaacggAGGTGGATAGAGTTACTTAAGGATCATGATTGTTCAATTGAGTACCACCTtggtaaagctaatgtggtagctgacgcaCTGAGCCTTAGGGTTGTATctgatttgagagcaatgtttgctcgtctcagtcTATTCGAtaatggtagcttgttagctgaacTGCAA aagttggccaagttgaATGTGTTCGAGATTGTGAGAGTGCATGGTGTACCAGTTTCTATCATATCTGACaaagatcctagattcacatctcagttctggaagaagttacatgaggctTTAGGTACAAGATTGGATTTCAGCACTGCGTTCCACCCTCAAacagatgggcagtcagagagggtgattcagatactggaag AAGACAAGGTAAAGTTGATTCGAGATCGAttaaaggaagcatctgataggcagaagtcttatgcagacctAAAGCATAAAGAGATCGAGTACTTGGTGGGGGATTATTTCTTTcttaaagtctcaccatggaagaaaattttgag GCGGTACCTTTTTGATCCCTCGCACATCGTGTCAGTTGAGGAAATTAAGGTTAGGCTTGATTTAACTATCGAGGAAGAACCGTTGCAGATATTGGATTATTTTGTTAAAGTATTGAGGAAGAAATCTGTTCCACTAGTCAAGGTGCTTTGGCGTAACCACGGTTCAGAAGAGGCCACGTAG